CGCGAGTTGATCGAGAACGACCGTGTCATCGGCGGGATCAGCGCGGCGTGCGCCAAAGCGGCGAAGGCGTTTTACGGTATTTTTGTAAAAGGGAAGTGCGTGGTGACCAACGCCCGCACGGCTGAAATGACGAAGCTCACCGAGAATTCGTACCGCGACGTGAACATCGCGTTTGCCAACGAGCTTTCGATCATTTGCGGGAAGCTGGGCGTTAACGTGTGGGAGCTTATTGAACTGGCGAATCTCCATCCGCGGGTGAACATCCTGCAACCGGGGCCGGGAGTGGGCGGACATTGTATCGCCGTTGATCCGTGGTTTATCGTGTCATCCGCGCCACAGGAGGCGCGGCTCATACGCGCCGCCCGCGAAGTAAACGACAGCAAGCCGCTTTACATTATCCAGCAGGTGAAGGTGGCCGCGGCCAAGGTGAAATCGCCGGTTATCGCCTGTCTTGGCCTTTCGTACAAGGCGGATATCGACGACCTGCGGGAAAGCCCCGCGGTGGATATCGTGAAACATCTCGCCGAGGATGATACCGGTTTCCTTCTGGTTGTGGAGCCGCATATAAAGGAACTTCCCCGCGCTCTGGCGGATTTAAAAAACATTGAAAAAACGACGTTGGACGACGCCATTGGCCGCGCGCATATTGTGTTGTTGTTGGTGAACCACAAGGTGTTCATCAACCTTGATCGGGCGAAGCTGGCGGGAAAAACGGTTATCGATACGCGCGGCATCTGGCGCACCGCATAAGGCCGGAGCGCCCGGGAGTTTGCGGTATCATCCAGCGAATGCCGCGGTAAGCCCGCTTTCATGTTTTCCACGGCAATTCGCGCGCTGAAAATCCAGAAAAAGGCCCGTTGACTCCGCCGCTCCAGTATAATGGCCGGAACGTTAAATCGTTTAACAGGGAGATGAACCGCCGCATGCGATTTAAAAGAATGCTGCTTATCGAAGCCGAAAAGCTGTTTAAGGCCCCCGTATTCTGGGTGGCGCCGCTCGTCGCGATTCTCTACTTGGCCCTGATGCTTGTCGGCTTCGAAGTGTACGCCGCGAAAAACGGGGTGACCGCGGCGGAGGCCGCGTCGATGAACAACCGCTACAGCGGTTCGGCGGTGGTTTACGCCTATTCCGCGGCCAAGCACATGGTGGAGAATGTCTTGCACCTTTCGCGGGAGGCCAAGGGAACCATTCTGCAACCGACCGCCGAGGAGGATCTGCCCGTCGAGGAGCGGACCATAAAGGGCGGTGGCGGCAAAAGGTTCGATTTCTTCGGGACGTTGCTGCACAGCCTGGCCAATCCAAAGCCGATGCCGTCTTCGCCATGTGATAGGGGAAATCAGCCGGCGGCTCCCGCCACGCCCCCCGCGGCGGACGAATCTTTTCTGCCGGATTTTTTCCTTGGCACGGCCTCCGCCGCGGAGGTGTTGCCCCCCGGGCCTCCGGAATTCAGGCCGGAGGATTCATTTATGGAGCGGCTGGCCCAGCGTATCCACTGGCTTGCCGATGCATCATCGCTGGAGGACAAAGTGATAGACAGGGGGCGTTTTAACGGGCTTCGTTTTACATACCTCTCGTTTTTCTTCGCTTTTATTTTTATCTTTCCCCCGCTCACCGCGGCGGTGACAACACACGTATTCGCCCTGGAATTCAGCCGTGGCACGATAAAGACGGCCCTTTTGATGCCGGTGAAGCGTTGGCAACTGCTCGCCGCTAAAATGGCGGTGGTGGCCGGTTATCTGCTGGTGGCGATTTTCGGCTTTATTCTCCTGACGTTGGCGGTCGGATGCATTTTCACCGGTTACGGAAATCTGGTGCTGGATTCGGAGTTGCTTGGCTTCACCGGCGGCAACCTGATGATAAAAGGGGATGGCGCCGTCATGTTATTCGCCGCGGTGGCGCCGGTCGCGGTTCTTTCCCTCATGCCGATTGCCGCTATTACCGCGTGGCTTTCGCTTATTAAGCCGGAGCCGGCCTGGGTCATCAGCATTTCCGTCATCGGTTATTTTATTTTCTACGCGCTTGGCGAAACTCCGCTATTCGCGGAAATCCGTTTCCTCTTTCCGACGTCGTACATGGACGGGTGGGGGCTGCTTTTCCGGCAGTCATTAAGCGCCTCCTTGCTGATAACCAAGCTTATCGTATCCGGCCTCATTACCGCCGGGATAATGGTGAAGGCCGTGAACAAGTTTTCGAGGCAGGATATCGGTGCATGAGCGGCATCGTTCAACCGCTCGTCACCATGGGGGAAAGGGCGGCCGCGCTGCTGGCGCCGCAACGTTACCGGGAATGGCTTTGGTTCGGCGCGGCCGCGGCGCTGCTGTTCGCGGGGAATTTGCTGGGAAGTTTTGGCGCGGCCGGCGTTTTCGGGGGGTATGTATTCAGTCTCTCACTGCTGGGGCTTGCCGCGCCGCGCCGGCTGTTGGAGGTCTTCGTTTTTCTGCTCGCCCTGGGCCATCGCGATTTTACCTACACGGCGCTTAAGGTAGGCCCCGCAAACCTTTATATCACCGAATGGGTGTTGCTCATTCTGATGCTGGCGGCGGTGCCGCGGATTGCGGACATGTGGCGCAACTGCCGCGCGGCGCTGCTGGCGTTGGGCCTGTATGCGGGAATTGGATTCGTGTTCTTTTGGCTTTCGGCCCGCTATTGGCCGCTCGGTTCGATAGTGCGGGATTTCACCATAGTGTATTACGCGTTCTTCGCGGTGGCGGCGCTGGCTTTCTTGCGGGATGCCGGGGATGTCAACCGGCTTTTCATCGCAATGCTTGCCGGCTCATTCTTCAATCTCGGAGGCGATCTGCTTAATTACCTGTACGGCACTTTTCCGGTCACTCCCGAACAGAAGAATTATTCCCTGCGCAACTCTTTTTATTATCTCATTTGCACGGCGTATCTTTTGCCCGGACTGTTGTTTCTTGACAGAAAAATTCGTCCGTGGGCCGTGGCGTATGTTACGGCCGTTTTTGTGGTCGTGCTTCTTTACGCCTACAGCAAAACGGCAATGGCGGCTATCTTGCTGATATCCGTTTTAAGTATTTTGGTTCTGGCAAAACGCGCGCGGATGCAGGTGTTGATCGCCATCTCCATGGCGTTTATGCTGGCGCTGATTATCACCCCGATGGCCAAAACATTCAAATTCTCCTCCCTTTTCACGTCGCAACCGGCGCGCGATGATCCTCGTTCAATGCTGCGCACCGCCGCCCTGCGGGATTTTTCCGAATATCCCTATGGCATCGGCTTCGGCGCGCCCATTTTCGGCGGGCATTCACGGGAACTGCTGTTGGATCCCGACGGATTCCATGCCTTGCACAATTCGTATCTCACCGTTCTCCGGCGCATGGGGGTGGAGGGGTTCGCGGCATTCTCCGCGATTGTGGCGCTGGCTCTTTACGGCGTGTACCGTGTGTGGCGTTCATCCGCCGGGAATTATGAGGCATGGTTGACGCCATTCGCCATGCTTCTGGGATTTATCGTGGCGGCTGTTTTCGCCACCGCGCATGTAGTATTGGAAGGGCCGTTTTTCGGGGCGGTATTTTGGCTCTTGTTGGGCGCCGTTTTCACTGTCATGCGCGATCATGGCCAGACGTGAGCCGGTTTCGGTGCGCGCCTTTATTGCCCGAAGTATCGCTTTGACTTTCGACCACATCATTTCGATGGGATTTAAATCCGGACTGAGGGGGAGGATGGATGCCGCATGAAGTTTATGGATTCACAGGGGGTGAAAAGGATGGGGATTCGGAATTATTTTGTAAATTCCTGATGTATTTGATAAAGTCAGCAAAACGGGAAAAATGTTTCTTTTTTAATAAGATGGCTTCAGGGCCAATAAACGCAACTAAGATGCCTGAAAAGATGGGGCGGCATTCAGCACTTGAAGCTATGAAGTATTCGTAAATCATATAGCGGAGAGTTATGATGATTTCTTTCGTCACCGTTGGATAAATTAAAAATTATCGTGGAGTGTGGAAGTGGATTCACCCGGCTCGAAAATACCAACTCAGAACGTGATCTGCCCCTTCGCCATGCATCCGGATTCTTCTCCCCAAGGAAATAATCCTGGTGAAAATGAATTTGATTTTCTGGAAATCGCTGGAATTTTGTTTAAGGGGAAGGGAAAATACGTCATTCTTGCAATTGTTTCGATTGCCGCTATCGCAGGGGTTGTTTACGCAAAATCGCTTCCCAATATCTACAAGTCGGAGATATTGATTATTCCAAACAAGAAGATCGGTGGTTCTGGAGGCGGCGGGGCCGCATCTATGGCAAATCAACTTGGGGGGCTTGCTTCTGTTTTGGGTGTTAGCGTCGGGGGCGGAAAGCAGGAGAATGAAAGCGAAGTGTACCTGGCGATAATGCGTACGCGCCCGTTTGCTGAATATACGATCAAGGAGTTTAACCTTCTGCCCTTACTCGCCGTTGAAATAAATAAAATATATCCGGATACCGTCAAGCTGGATGATGCGGTAGACATGCTTCTCGATAATATGGCAATCGTTAAAGCCACTAAAGAGTTGGGATCAGGCTTGCGCATCTCTTTTTCGAGTAAGTCTCCGGAATTATCCGCCAGAATCGTGGAGACGTTAGTGAAATCTATAAACAGATACTCCCAGTACGATACCATCGAGAGGGCAAAAAAAGATATAGCGATGGCTAGCGCTCAACTGCAACAATCTCCTCTGACAATGATGCAAAAGGTTATTTGGGAAATCGTCTCGCAGAAAACCATGGAAATTATCCTCGCTCAAGCGCAGGATGATTTTTCCTTCCGCATAATTGAGCCAGCGGTAATTCCTAAAGTAAAGTTTAAGCCCCGACGCAGCTTAATTGTTGCTGGTTTTACAGGCATTGGTTTTCTGGTTGGGATTCTGGCGGTACTGCTTCTGACTCGACCATCCTTCCAAAAGAAAAGTTTATAACGAGCTGGTGGCGCGGCTCGGCGGGGCGGACCTTTTCATGGGTATGTGTGTGTAAGGAATTTTGGCAATGTGCCGATAGATAATATGGCAAAATATACAGCCAATGTGGAGAATTATGAAAAGTCTGCTGGAAAGTGAAATTAATTGACTAATTCCGTCACGTAAAGTATAATGTTCATAGTATGAGCGATTTGTTGGGGATGAGTGTAAATAATGGTTTAGGGTGGTATGCGCTAAGGGTGCGGCACCAAAATGAATTTAGCGTTTCCGATTTCTTTCGCAAGCAGTTTGGAATTCAGGCAAATGTGCCGGCCATGGAAGTGTGGAAAAGAAAGAACGGCCTGAAAGTTGCCGTAACTAAGCCTTTATTGAGCACTTACGTGTTTATCGAGGCGAAATGGGAGGCTATCGAGGCCAAAATAATGTTTTCCCACAAAGGGGTATTAGGCTTTGTCCGAAACAACGGCAACCTTGCTGTCATTCCAAATGAACAGGTGCAAACCCTTGAAAGATTGACTTCTTCAAAGGCTCCGATTTATGATCTGCCATATTCCAAATTAAAAGAGGGTGAGCGGGTTTATGTCGTCGCTGGCCCTTTGGCCGGGGCGATTGGACAATTTGTCCGGATTAATCCCAAAACGGGACGTTTTATAGTTACCCTTGACCTTTTCAAGAGGGCCTTGGTGACCGAGCTTGAATCGGAT
The Nitrospinota bacterium genome window above contains:
- a CDS encoding O-antigen ligase family protein, with the protein product MSGIVQPLVTMGERAAALLAPQRYREWLWFGAAAALLFAGNLLGSFGAAGVFGGYVFSLSLLGLAAPRRLLEVFVFLLALGHRDFTYTALKVGPANLYITEWVLLILMLAAVPRIADMWRNCRAALLALGLYAGIGFVFFWLSARYWPLGSIVRDFTIVYYAFFAVAALAFLRDAGDVNRLFIAMLAGSFFNLGGDLLNYLYGTFPVTPEQKNYSLRNSFYYLICTAYLLPGLLFLDRKIRPWAVAYVTAVFVVVLLYAYSKTAMAAILLISVLSILVLAKRARMQVLIAISMAFMLALIITPMAKTFKFSSLFTSQPARDDPRSMLRTAALRDFSEYPYGIGFGAPIFGGHSRELLLDPDGFHALHNSYLTVLRRMGVEGFAAFSAIVALALYGVYRVWRSSAGNYEAWLTPFAMLLGFIVAAVFATAHVVLEGPFFGAVFWLLLGAVFTVMRDHGQT
- a CDS encoding ABC transporter permease subunit, producing MRFKRMLLIEAEKLFKAPVFWVAPLVAILYLALMLVGFEVYAAKNGVTAAEAASMNNRYSGSAVVYAYSAAKHMVENVLHLSREAKGTILQPTAEEDLPVEERTIKGGGGKRFDFFGTLLHSLANPKPMPSSPCDRGNQPAAPATPPAADESFLPDFFLGTASAAEVLPPGPPEFRPEDSFMERLAQRIHWLADASSLEDKVIDRGRFNGLRFTYLSFFFAFIFIFPPLTAAVTTHVFALEFSRGTIKTALLMPVKRWQLLAAKMAVVAGYLLVAIFGFILLTLAVGCIFTGYGNLVLDSELLGFTGGNLMIKGDGAVMLFAAVAPVAVLSLMPIAAITAWLSLIKPEPAWVISISVIGYFIFYALGETPLFAEIRFLFPTSYMDGWGLLFRQSLSASLLITKLIVSGLITAGIMVKAVNKFSRQDIGA
- the wecC gene encoding UDP-N-acetyl-D-mannosamine dehydrogenase codes for the protein MNKVQVVGLGYIGLPTAVIIADHGIDVVGLDVSQRIVDTINRGEIHVIESDIEKAAHRVVKEGKLRATLSAEDADVFIIAVPTPFTDGHLPDVTFLKAAVKSIAPSLRKGNIVILESTLPVGTTNDMCAYMKKLRPDLSFPDAAGDQADIRVAHCPERVLPGHVMRELIENDRVIGGISAACAKAAKAFYGIFVKGKCVVTNARTAEMTKLTENSYRDVNIAFANELSIICGKLGVNVWELIELANLHPRVNILQPGPGVGGHCIAVDPWFIVSSAPQEARLIRAAREVNDSKPLYIIQQVKVAAAKVKSPVIACLGLSYKADIDDLRESPAVDIVKHLAEDDTGFLLVVEPHIKELPRALADLKNIEKTTLDDAIGRAHIVLLLVNHKVFINLDRAKLAGKTVIDTRGIWRTA